The proteins below come from a single Sphingomonas carotinifaciens genomic window:
- a CDS encoding carboxypeptidase regulatory-like domain-containing protein: MSVALAAVLAVGVVVAWVRLWTWQRAGAAKASKTRLAILIAAQPVLAILLYLGLQPPVGGGGARQVVVATRGAVAGAGVVALPEAGAAEGAKRAPDLATALRRAGDVRSVRIIGSGLEPRDREALDGVAVQFDPPRLARGIVRVGAPAWVTAGDRFEIAVRAEAPAGVEVRLIDPAGRVVDRQTPDARGEAVLSGTARTAGAVLFTVKLGTIDTVTVPLWTRAPAVVRLLILSGAPGPEIKALRRWATDAGLAVEVRAAVGGGATLGGAVRVEPGALARTDILVLDDRVWTMLGSDGRRVVRAALRGGMGLVLRATGPLPPAVRQDWRTFGFGLQGDGADHVVSLPPAAPDDAALAARRGPGSADVPLAFAGDRAAVPELTRTGYGVTGAAIMRDKGGAMLSAWRPAGQGRVALTLVQDSFALTTSGHGDRYAEWWSALLSAVARPGDGAPPSISDRPRAGVRAVACGVKAGDRLITPRARALKLQPERGCAAFWPRVAGWYRLGERPVHVGAADADPAMQARERRDATLRLVRGDSALSQATPSHIWQSRWFWLAAWMIAAAGTWWFERRRKQH, encoded by the coding sequence ATGAGCGTCGCGCTGGCGGCCGTGCTGGCGGTCGGGGTGGTCGTGGCCTGGGTGCGGTTGTGGACCTGGCAGCGGGCCGGGGCGGCCAAGGCATCGAAGACGCGGCTGGCCATCCTGATTGCCGCGCAGCCGGTGCTGGCGATCCTGTTATACCTCGGCTTGCAGCCGCCGGTCGGGGGCGGCGGGGCGCGGCAGGTCGTGGTGGCGACGCGGGGCGCGGTGGCGGGCGCAGGCGTGGTGGCGCTGCCGGAGGCGGGAGCGGCCGAGGGAGCGAAGCGGGCGCCCGATCTGGCGACGGCGCTGCGGCGGGCAGGGGACGTGCGCAGCGTGCGGATCATCGGCAGTGGGCTGGAGCCGCGCGACCGGGAGGCGTTGGACGGGGTGGCGGTACAGTTCGATCCGCCGCGGTTGGCGCGGGGGATCGTGAGGGTGGGGGCGCCGGCGTGGGTGACGGCGGGGGACCGGTTCGAGATCGCGGTGCGGGCCGAGGCGCCGGCGGGGGTGGAGGTTCGGCTGATCGATCCGGCGGGGCGGGTGGTGGACCGGCAGACGCCGGACGCGCGTGGCGAGGCGGTGCTGTCGGGTACGGCGCGGACGGCCGGGGCGGTGCTGTTCACCGTCAAACTGGGCACCATCGACACGGTGACGGTGCCGCTGTGGACGCGTGCGCCGGCCGTGGTACGGCTGTTGATCCTGAGCGGCGCACCTGGGCCTGAAATCAAGGCATTGCGGCGCTGGGCGACGGATGCCGGGCTGGCGGTGGAGGTGCGGGCGGCGGTTGGCGGCGGCGCTACGCTCGGCGGTGCGGTGCGGGTCGAGCCGGGCGCGCTGGCCCGGACCGATATCCTCGTGCTGGACGACCGCGTCTGGACCATGCTGGGCAGCGATGGACGCCGCGTGGTGCGCGCGGCGCTGCGTGGCGGCATGGGACTGGTGCTGCGCGCGACCGGGCCGTTGCCGCCGGCAGTGCGACAGGATTGGCGGACGTTCGGGTTCGGATTGCAAGGCGACGGCGCGGACCATGTCGTTTCCCTGCCGCCGGCGGCGCCCGACGATGCCGCGCTGGCGGCGCGGCGGGGACCGGGAAGCGCCGACGTGCCGCTGGCCTTTGCCGGTGATCGCGCGGCGGTACCCGAACTGACGCGCACGGGATACGGCGTGACGGGTGCGGCGATCATGCGCGACAAGGGTGGCGCGATGCTGTCCGCATGGCGACCGGCCGGACAGGGACGGGTCGCGCTGACCCTGGTGCAGGACAGTTTCGCGCTGACGACCAGCGGGCATGGCGATCGTTATGCCGAGTGGTGGAGTGCGCTGCTGTCGGCGGTGGCACGGCCGGGCGACGGGGCGCCGCCGAGCATATCGGACCGGCCACGCGCAGGGGTGCGGGCCGTGGCATGCGGGGTGAAGGCAGGCGACCGTTTGATTACGCCAAGGGCACGGGCCCTGAAATTGCAACCGGAACGGGGCTGTGCCGCCTTCTGGCCGCGGGTGGCGGGCTGGTACCGGCTGGGCGAACGGCCGGTGCATGTCGGTGCCGCCGATGCCGATCCGGCGATGCAGGCGCGCGAGCGGCGGGACGCGACACTGCGGCTCGTTCGCGGCGACTCCGCGCTTTCGCAAGCAACGCCGTCGCATATCTGGCAAAGCCGATGGTTCTGGCTGGCGGCGTGGATGATCGCAGCGGCCGGCACATGGTGGTTCGAACGCCGCCGCAAGCAACACTGA
- a CDS encoding DUF4175 family protein, translating to MLVFTGVMIVAAALREARRLDEDWLVATLDRTHPELEDSTDLVFADAEGFSPLQRVQAGRIAVRVEAIPPRKLVEAWPARKLATGGIIAVALATIVLAWPDSKVPMLAPADEGLAASPGVPRLVGQALIVQPPAYTGAPTQTLGTLDARVPEGSRLVWTLRFAPQPAGAGLGLLEGGRIGLEPGAGVWRASRRVTRSLLYRVRPEGGRGVPPLHRIEVIADRPPEVRALVPGATLTMAAGGQRAWRVMFEAVDDYGVMPGATLRLVLAQGEGENVTFRERSLTVRGTGGGRRMRFGTNIDLGAVGFSEPGDLVAQLTVRDAKGQRVQGPSVILRRPPPRPADSGLEAMTRQALPAYFRSQRQVIIDAEALLASRPRLAADRFGARSNAIGDDQRLLRMRYGQFMGEDSGGGASAAMPTNDAEEGTHGDEAEHGHREAAPSVFGTLGDITAEVGHTHDEPEAATLLDPDTRAILRQALDAMWQSEAALRLGEPKRALPHAYRALRFIKQVQQATRIFLARTGPQLPPVDESRRLTGKREGIGGRGLPDLAARAADPVPGAAWRRLEDGRAVDLPALQRWVAANAARIGDPLALAAAIDGVRVEPGCAACRARLRAELWKVMARPAAGVVRRARGDAMGRRYLEALR from the coding sequence TTGCTGGTTTTCACTGGCGTGATGATCGTGGCGGCTGCACTTCGCGAAGCGCGGCGCCTTGACGAGGATTGGCTCGTGGCGACGTTGGATCGCACCCATCCCGAGCTGGAGGATTCGACGGATCTGGTGTTCGCCGATGCTGAAGGCTTTAGCCCGCTTCAGCGCGTGCAGGCGGGCAGGATCGCGGTGCGTGTCGAGGCCATTCCGCCTCGCAAACTGGTCGAAGCCTGGCCTGCGCGCAAGTTGGCGACTGGCGGGATCATCGCAGTGGCACTTGCGACGATCGTTCTGGCTTGGCCTGACAGCAAGGTGCCGATGCTGGCGCCAGCGGATGAAGGGCTCGCCGCGTCACCAGGCGTGCCGCGGCTGGTCGGGCAAGCTCTGATAGTTCAGCCGCCAGCTTATACCGGTGCACCGACGCAGACGCTCGGCACGTTGGATGCGCGCGTGCCCGAGGGTAGCCGACTGGTGTGGACGTTGCGGTTTGCGCCGCAGCCTGCGGGGGCGGGGCTGGGGTTGCTGGAGGGTGGGCGGATCGGGCTGGAGCCGGGGGCGGGGGTGTGGCGTGCGTCACGGCGGGTGACGCGGTCGTTGCTGTACCGGGTGCGGCCGGAAGGGGGCAGGGGAGTACCGCCGCTGCACCGGATCGAGGTGATCGCGGACAGGCCGCCCGAGGTGCGCGCGCTGGTGCCGGGCGCGACGTTGACGATGGCGGCGGGGGGGCAGCGTGCGTGGCGGGTGATGTTCGAGGCGGTGGACGATTACGGGGTGATGCCCGGGGCGACGCTGAGGCTGGTCCTGGCGCAGGGTGAGGGGGAGAATGTCACCTTCCGCGAACGCAGCCTGACGGTGCGGGGGACCGGCGGCGGGCGGCGGATGCGGTTCGGGACGAATATCGATCTGGGGGCGGTCGGCTTCTCCGAGCCGGGCGATCTGGTGGCGCAACTGACGGTCCGGGATGCGAAGGGACAACGCGTGCAGGGGCCGAGCGTGATCCTGCGGCGTCCGCCGCCGCGCCCGGCGGACAGCGGTCTGGAGGCGATGACGCGACAGGCGCTGCCCGCCTATTTCCGCAGCCAGCGTCAGGTGATCATCGACGCCGAGGCCCTGCTCGCATCGCGGCCGCGGCTGGCCGCGGATCGCTTCGGCGCCCGGTCGAACGCGATCGGCGACGATCAGCGGTTGCTGCGGATGCGGTATGGGCAGTTTATGGGGGAGGATAGTGGCGGGGGAGCGTCCGCGGCGATGCCCACCAACGATGCCGAGGAAGGCACGCATGGGGATGAGGCGGAACATGGGCACCGGGAGGCGGCGCCGTCCGTCTTCGGCACGCTGGGCGACATCACGGCAGAGGTCGGGCACACGCATGACGAGCCGGAAGCGGCGACCCTGCTGGACCCCGATACGCGCGCGATCCTGCGGCAGGCGCTGGATGCCATGTGGCAATCCGAAGCCGCCCTGCGCCTGGGCGAGCCGAAGCGGGCGCTGCCCCATGCGTACCGCGCCTTGCGCTTCATCAAGCAGGTCCAGCAGGCGACCCGCATCTTTCTGGCGCGCACCGGGCCGCAATTGCCGCCGGTGGACGAAAGCCGGCGGCTGACGGGCAAGCGGGAGGGGATTGGGGGGCGCGGCCTGCCTGATCTGGCGGCGCGTGCGGCGGATCCGGTGCCGGGCGCGGCGTGGCGCAGATTGGAGGACGGGCGCGCGGTCGATCTGCCGGCCCTGCAGCGGTGGGTGGCGGCGAATGCGGCGCGGATCGGCGATCCGCTGGCGCTGGCGGCGGCGATCGACGGGGTGCGGGTGGAGCCGGGCTGCGCGGCGTGTCGGGCGCGGTTGCGGGCGGAGTTGTGGAAGGTGATGGCGCGACCGGCGGCGGGGGTGGTGCGGCGGGCGCGGGGCGACGCGATGGGGCGGCGGTATCTGGAGGCGCTGCGATGA
- a CDS encoding BatA domain-containing protein, translating to MTPALLAPAALASLAAILIPLAIHLARRTEHRLLDFPALRWLHKTPRPRHRPRFDEWPLLLLRCLLILLLALLLARPVLWNADAPHPVLAAVPGARVDGARGVWLAPGFPSLDTAPPPRQPVASLLRQLDAELPKGASLTVLVPPVIDGMDAMLPALSRPVTWRIVAGVEPPPPPPAAAPRLVVQGAGVGTNVLHAVAAAWGGGANAPRVIAAVAPGALSSAVRDHVAAGGVALIGPRTAVAATWADADGAIPAQEAHLGRGRLVRLTRPLDPVAMPMVLDPDFPMHLRTLLQPLPAPSRAPAADLIPRTGGPTPGRPQRDPTPHLLWTTALIWLTERLLATRSRRAPSP from the coding sequence ATGACGCCCGCGCTGCTCGCTCCGGCGGCGCTCGCCAGCCTTGCCGCGATCCTGATCCCGCTGGCCATTCACCTTGCCCGTCGGACCGAGCATCGCCTCCTCGACTTTCCCGCCCTTCGATGGCTCCACAAGACGCCGCGCCCCCGTCACCGCCCACGCTTCGACGAATGGCCGCTGCTGCTCCTGCGCTGCCTGTTGATCCTGCTGCTCGCACTGCTCCTCGCCCGCCCGGTCCTGTGGAACGCCGACGCTCCCCACCCCGTCCTCGCGGCCGTGCCGGGTGCGCGGGTCGATGGCGCGCGGGGGGTGTGGCTGGCACCCGGTTTCCCCTCGCTCGATACCGCCCCGCCGCCCCGTCAACCGGTAGCGAGCCTGTTGCGCCAGCTCGATGCCGAGTTGCCCAAGGGGGCGTCGTTGACCGTGCTGGTGCCACCGGTGATCGACGGCATGGATGCCATGCTGCCGGCGCTCTCCCGGCCGGTAACCTGGCGGATCGTTGCCGGTGTCGAACCCCCGCCGCCTCCGCCCGCCGCTGCCCCGCGGCTGGTCGTTCAGGGGGCGGGGGTGGGCACGAACGTTCTGCACGCCGTTGCGGCTGCATGGGGTGGCGGGGCGAACGCGCCTCGGGTCATCGCCGCCGTGGCGCCCGGTGCGCTGTCCTCGGCGGTACGGGACCATGTGGCGGCGGGGGGAGTCGCGCTGATCGGCCCGCGCACCGCCGTTGCGGCGACATGGGCCGATGCCGACGGCGCGATCCCCGCACAGGAGGCGCATCTGGGACGCGGCAGGCTGGTGCGCCTGACCCGCCCGCTCGATCCGGTCGCCATGCCGATGGTGCTCGACCCCGATTTCCCCATGCACCTGCGTACCCTGCTTCAACCCTTGCCCGCACCCTCCCGCGCGCCTGCCGCCGACCTCATCCCTCGCACCGGCGGCCCGACGCCCGGTCGCCCCCAGCGCGATCCGACGCCCCACCTCCTATGGACGACCGCCCTAATCTGGCTCACCGAACGTCTACTCGCGACCCGGTCGCGCCGGGCTCCATCGCCATGA
- a CDS encoding DUF58 domain-containing protein — protein MALSADLIPADVRYRLKALGLATRRAVGDRGIGAHASRSRGAGLEFAQYRAYERGDEPRQIDWKLYARSDRFFVREAERESPVALWIMLDASASMADRLPAARGVAACLAELALANGDRFGLLALRGDGLQRVAPASGTQARDRLQRMLATLEAGGGLPDEAMLAPLWERIGARDLIVMLSDFFDDAAAALATRLSDAGREVLAIEILTPAERDFPFVDGHVFRDPETGRELVGDGPALRDAFLMRFGEARAALHARFTAAGVACATLFTDQPVDTPLHVLFGRRA, from the coding sequence GTGGCCCTGTCGGCTGACCTGATCCCCGCCGACGTTCGCTACCGTCTGAAGGCGCTCGGGCTCGCCACCCGGCGCGCGGTGGGCGATCGGGGGATCGGCGCGCATGCCAGCCGGTCGCGTGGCGCCGGTCTCGAATTCGCGCAATACCGCGCCTATGAGCGGGGCGACGAGCCGCGGCAGATCGACTGGAAGCTTTATGCACGCTCCGACCGGTTCTTCGTGCGCGAGGCGGAGCGGGAAAGCCCGGTGGCGCTGTGGATCATGCTCGACGCCAGCGCCTCGATGGCGGACCGCTTGCCCGCGGCGCGCGGGGTGGCGGCATGTCTGGCCGAACTGGCGCTGGCGAATGGCGACCGCTTCGGCCTGTTGGCGTTGCGGGGCGACGGCCTGCAAAGGGTGGCACCGGCATCGGGAACGCAGGCGCGGGACCGGTTGCAACGGATGCTCGCCACGTTGGAAGCCGGGGGCGGCTTGCCCGACGAAGCGATGCTGGCGCCGTTATGGGAACGGATTGGTGCGCGTGACCTGATCGTGATGCTGTCCGACTTCTTCGACGATGCCGCCGCCGCGCTCGCCACCCGATTGTCGGATGCGGGGCGGGAGGTGCTGGCGATCGAAATACTGACGCCGGCTGAGCGCGACTTCCCCTTTGTCGATGGCCATGTGTTTCGCGATCCGGAAACGGGCAGGGAGCTTGTGGGCGATGGTCCTGCGTTGCGCGACGCGTTTCTGATGCGGTTCGGGGAAGCCCGGGCGGCACTGCATGCACGCTTCACCGCTGCCGGGGTGGCCTGCGCGACGCTGTTCACCGACCAGCCGGTCGATACGCCGCTCCACGTCCTGTTCGGCCGACGGGCATGA
- a CDS encoding AAA family ATPase — MTEGEIEAQLATLTTLRAAIGQAIVGQAEVVEQLLIGLIAGGHCLLEGVPGLGKTLLVRSLGEALHLDFRRVQFTPDLMPSDILGTELLEEDHGTGKRHFRFQPGPVFTNLLLADELNRTPPKTQAALLEAMQERTVSYGGVTHPLPQPFFVLATQNPLEQAGTYPLPEAQLDRFLLHIRVGYPSEAEERAILAQTTGSGLPAVPRVMEGAAVLSLQALVRQVHLSDGLLDWITRIVRASRPGDGVPDVVTRYVRWGAGPRAGQSLVLAAKARALIHGRLAATREDIAALAGPVLRHRLLLSFAAEAEGMDADAVVAGLVAGVGGPVG, encoded by the coding sequence ATGACCGAAGGGGAGATCGAGGCGCAACTCGCCACGCTGACTACCTTACGCGCCGCGATCGGGCAGGCGATCGTCGGGCAGGCGGAGGTGGTCGAACAGCTGCTCATCGGCCTGATCGCGGGCGGGCACTGCCTGTTGGAGGGGGTGCCGGGTCTCGGCAAGACGCTGCTCGTCCGCTCATTGGGCGAGGCGCTGCATCTCGACTTCCGCCGCGTGCAGTTCACGCCGGATCTGATGCCCAGCGACATTCTCGGCACCGAATTGCTGGAAGAGGATCACGGCACCGGCAAGCGGCATTTCCGCTTCCAGCCCGGCCCCGTCTTCACCAACCTGTTGCTGGCCGACGAACTTAATCGCACGCCGCCCAAGACGCAGGCAGCGCTGCTGGAGGCGATGCAGGAACGCACCGTCAGCTATGGCGGCGTCACCCACCCGTTGCCGCAGCCCTTTTTCGTGCTGGCGACGCAGAACCCGCTGGAACAGGCGGGCACCTATCCGCTGCCCGAGGCGCAACTGGATCGGTTCCTGCTCCACATCCGCGTCGGCTATCCGAGCGAGGCGGAGGAGCGTGCGATCCTGGCGCAGACCACCGGCAGCGGCCTGCCCGCGGTGCCGCGCGTGATGGAGGGGGCGGCCGTCCTGTCGCTTCAGGCGCTAGTGCGGCAGGTGCATCTGTCGGACGGGCTGCTCGACTGGATCACGCGCATCGTGCGTGCCAGCCGGCCGGGAGACGGCGTGCCCGATGTCGTGACACGCTATGTGCGCTGGGGCGCCGGCCCGCGCGCCGGCCAGTCGCTGGTGCTGGCGGCCAAGGCGCGGGCGCTGATCCACGGCCGCCTGGCGGCGACGCGGGAGGATATCGCGGCGCTGGCCGGGCCCGTGCTGCGTCACCGGTTGCTGCTGTCCTTTGCGGCCGAGGCGGAGGGCATGGACGCCGATGCGGTCGTCGCGGGCCTGGTCGCGGGAGTGGGTGGCCCTGTCGGCTGA
- a CDS encoding DUF4159 domain-containing protein — translation MLTRQQFLRRFVAAATAAVLPRAAQGAGAYDFWFTRLRYDSGDWDVDQRMPSNLLTALVDYTNLRVDPRERVVALADPKMLTAPFCYMAGHKLVDFSPPERRNFERYVRNGGFVFVDDCNHDIDGLFATSFERQMAAIFGASAMKKLPNSHALYSSFFKFPGPPATGFELNGWGDDLVHDYLRGISIDGRLGVLYSNKDYGCEWDYDWRNKRFLADDNTKFGVNIVLYALNN, via the coding sequence ATGCTAACCCGCCAACAATTTCTCCGCCGTTTTGTAGCGGCAGCTACCGCCGCCGTGCTCCCCCGCGCGGCGCAAGGCGCCGGCGCCTATGACTTCTGGTTCACCCGGCTGCGCTACGATTCCGGCGACTGGGACGTGGATCAGCGCATGCCGAGCAACCTGCTGACGGCGCTGGTCGACTATACCAACCTGCGCGTCGACCCGCGCGAGCGGGTGGTGGCACTCGCCGATCCCAAAATGCTGACTGCACCTTTCTGCTACATGGCGGGGCACAAGCTGGTCGACTTCTCACCCCCCGAACGGCGCAATTTCGAGCGTTATGTCCGCAATGGCGGGTTCGTGTTCGTGGATGATTGCAATCACGATATCGACGGGCTGTTCGCCACCTCGTTCGAACGACAGATGGCGGCGATCTTCGGTGCCTCCGCGATGAAGAAGCTGCCGAACAGCCACGCGCTCTATTCCAGCTTCTTCAAGTTTCCGGGGCCTCCCGCCACCGGGTTCGAGCTGAACGGATGGGGCGACGACCTCGTCCATGACTATCTGCGCGGCATCAGCATCGATGGCCGGCTGGGCGTCCTCTACAGCAACAAGGATTATGGGTGCGAATGGGACTACGATTGGCGCAACAAGCGTTTCCTGGCGGACGACAATACGAAGTTCGGTGTCAACATCGTGCTGTATGCGCTGAACAATTGA
- a CDS encoding TldD/PmbA family protein — MTIFTEDQARAILTKAVSLSKADECTAQLSGSINGNIRFARNAVSTSGIVDDADLGVTVAFGKRVGTATINAFDDASLGRVVARAEELARLAPENPEFVPAIDKQAYRASPTFSAATADITPDYRAKVAGDSIAACKGEKLVAAGFLQDGQSFTAFANSKGNFGYQRASGLDYTCTVRTENGQGSGWVGRNLQDSSAFSAATEVRTGMRKAAASVEARALEPGKYTVILEPAAAAGLISFMMNFFGAREADEGRSFLSKKGGGNKLGEQVYDPRVTMIADPWHPEAAVMPWDGDGLPRQRQAIVQDGKIASLDYSRFWAQKMGKTAVGSPGNLIMSGGTKSTADLIRGTERGILVTRTWYIRMVDPQTVLLTGLTRDGTFYIENGQIKYPVKNFRFNESPVIMLNNIDELGKPVRVAGDESSLVMMIPPMKLRDFTFTSLSDAV, encoded by the coding sequence ATGACCATTTTCACCGAAGATCAGGCGCGCGCGATCCTGACCAAGGCCGTGTCGCTGTCCAAGGCGGACGAGTGCACCGCCCAGCTGTCCGGTTCGATCAACGGCAATATCCGCTTTGCGCGCAATGCGGTGTCGACCAGCGGCATCGTCGACGATGCCGATCTGGGCGTGACGGTCGCGTTCGGCAAGCGCGTCGGCACCGCCACGATCAACGCCTTCGACGACGCCTCGCTCGGCCGCGTGGTCGCGCGCGCCGAGGAACTGGCGCGGCTCGCCCCCGAAAACCCCGAATTCGTCCCCGCCATCGACAAGCAGGCCTATCGCGCCAGCCCGACATTCAGCGCGGCGACCGCGGACATCACCCCGGATTACCGCGCCAAGGTGGCCGGCGATTCGATCGCGGCCTGCAAGGGCGAGAAGCTGGTCGCAGCCGGCTTCCTTCAGGATGGGCAGAGCTTCACCGCCTTTGCCAATTCCAAGGGCAATTTCGGCTACCAGCGCGCCAGTGGCCTGGACTACACCTGCACGGTGCGCACCGAGAACGGCCAGGGATCGGGCTGGGTCGGCCGCAACCTTCAGGACTCGTCCGCCTTTTCCGCGGCGACGGAGGTTCGCACCGGCATGCGCAAGGCGGCCGCCTCGGTCGAGGCGCGGGCGCTGGAGCCGGGCAAATATACCGTGATCCTGGAGCCGGCGGCGGCGGCAGGGCTCATCAGCTTCATGATGAACTTCTTTGGCGCGCGCGAGGCCGATGAAGGGCGCAGCTTCCTGTCGAAAAAGGGTGGCGGCAACAAGCTGGGCGAGCAGGTCTACGACCCGCGCGTGACGATGATCGCCGATCCGTGGCATCCGGAGGCGGCGGTGATGCCGTGGGACGGCGACGGCCTGCCCCGCCAGCGTCAGGCGATCGTGCAGGACGGCAAGATCGCCTCGCTCGATTACAGCCGCTTCTGGGCGCAGAAGATGGGCAAGACCGCGGTCGGATCGCCGGGCAACCTCATCATGTCGGGCGGGACCAAGTCGACCGCCGACCTGATCCGCGGCACCGAGCGCGGCATCCTCGTCACCCGCACCTGGTACATCCGCATGGTCGATCCGCAGACGGTGCTGCTGACCGGCCTGACCCGCGACGGCACCTTCTATATCGAGAACGGGCAGATCAAATATCCGGTGAAGAATTTCCGCTTCAACGAAAGCCCGGTGATCATGCTCAACAATATCGACGAACTGGGCAAGCCGGTGCGCGTGGCGGGCGACGAATCCTCGCTGGTGATGATGATCCCGCCGATGAAGCTGCGGGACTTCACGTTCACGTCCCTGTCCGACGCAGTGTGA
- a CDS encoding TldD/PmbA family protein, protein MHRRDFLAATTAALGSGLLPGYLGRAIAAEELQSAIPGEVKKRLADVALNAARGAGATYTDVRIGRYLRQFVITREANVQNVVNTESLGVGIRVIADGAWGFAATNGLTEDAVAGAARQAAAIAKANAKIQSEPVRLAPTPGVGAVSWKTPIVKNAMAVPIKDKVDLLLGVNAAALGAGANFVNSMLFVVNEQKYFASSDGSYIDQDVHRIWAPMTVTAIDKATGKFRTREGLSAPMGLGFEYLDGKAADKFTSPNGVVNYGMSYDMKEDAIAAARQAKAKLTAPSVKPGKYDLVLDPSHTWLTIHESVGHPLELDRVLGYEANYAGTSFVTLDKVKERFQYGSPEVSIVADKLQPGSLGAVGYDDEGVKTKKWDLIRDGKLVDLQAIRDQAAMLGKSASDGCCYADSWSSVQFQRMPNVSMEAGKKKHSVADMIAGVDNGIYIVGDGSFSIDQQRYNAQFGGQLFYEIKNGKITQQIEDVAYQIRTPEFWNACVGVCDQSDYRLGGSFFDGKGQPSQVSTVSHGSSTARFNGINVINTARSLG, encoded by the coding sequence GTGCATCGACGCGATTTCCTGGCCGCGACCACCGCGGCGCTGGGCAGCGGTCTGCTGCCGGGCTATCTCGGCCGTGCGATCGCGGCGGAAGAGCTGCAATCGGCCATTCCGGGCGAGGTGAAGAAGCGGCTGGCCGATGTCGCGCTGAACGCCGCGCGCGGTGCCGGCGCGACCTATACCGATGTCCGCATCGGCCGCTATCTGCGCCAGTTCGTCATCACGCGCGAGGCGAACGTCCAGAATGTGGTGAACACCGAATCGCTGGGCGTCGGCATCCGCGTGATCGCCGACGGCGCCTGGGGCTTTGCCGCGACCAACGGGCTGACCGAGGACGCGGTGGCAGGCGCCGCGCGTCAGGCGGCGGCCATCGCCAAGGCCAATGCGAAAATCCAGTCCGAACCGGTGCGCCTTGCCCCGACGCCCGGCGTGGGCGCGGTGTCGTGGAAGACGCCGATCGTGAAGAACGCGATGGCGGTGCCGATCAAGGACAAGGTCGACCTGCTGCTGGGCGTCAATGCCGCGGCGCTGGGGGCGGGTGCCAACTTCGTCAACTCGATGCTGTTCGTCGTCAACGAGCAGAAATATTTCGCCTCCTCCGACGGATCGTACATCGATCAGGACGTGCATCGCATCTGGGCGCCGATGACGGTGACCGCGATCGACAAGGCGACCGGCAAGTTCCGCACGCGCGAGGGATTGTCCGCGCCGATGGGGCTGGGCTTCGAATATCTCGACGGCAAGGCGGCGGACAAGTTCACCTCGCCCAACGGCGTCGTGAACTACGGCATGTCCTACGACATGAAGGAGGATGCGATCGCCGCCGCGCGTCAGGCCAAGGCGAAGCTGACCGCGCCGTCGGTAAAGCCGGGCAAATACGACCTGGTACTCGACCCCTCGCACACCTGGCTGACCATCCACGAATCCGTCGGCCATCCGCTCGAACTCGACCGGGTGCTGGGCTATGAGGCGAATTACGCCGGCACCAGCTTCGTCACGCTCGACAAGGTCAAGGAGCGTTTCCAATATGGCAGCCCCGAAGTGTCGATCGTCGCCGACAAGCTGCAACCGGGCAGCCTGGGCGCGGTCGGGTACGACGACGAGGGCGTGAAGACCAAGAAGTGGGACCTGATCCGCGACGGCAAACTGGTCGACCTGCAGGCGATCCGCGATCAGGCGGCGATGCTGGGCAAGTCTGCGTCGGACGGTTGCTGCTACGCCGATAGCTGGTCCAGCGTGCAGTTCCAGCGCATGCCGAACGTCAGCATGGAGGCGGGCAAGAAGAAGCATTCGGTGGCCGACATGATCGCCGGCGTCGACAACGGCATCTACATCGTCGGCGACGGCAGCTTCTCGATCGACCAGCAACGCTACAATGCGCAGTTCGGCGGACAGCTGTTCTACGAGATCAAGAACGGCAAGATCACGCAGCAGATCGAGGACGTGGCCTACCAGATCCGCACGCCGGAATTCTGGAACGCCTGTGTCGGGGTATGCGACCAGAGCGATTATCGCCTGGGCGGCTCGTTCTTCGACGGCAAGGGCCAGCCCAGCCAGGTGTCGACGGTCAGCCATGGCTCGTCCACCGCCCGCTTCAACGGCATCAACGTCATCAACACCGCGCGCTCGCTCGGCTGA